The Lutibacter sp. Hel_I_33_5 genome has a window encoding:
- a CDS encoding flavin reductase family protein: MLSIDPKEIATSKLHGYLLGAVAPRPIAFASTIDANGNPNLSPFSFFNVFGANPPIMIFSPARRVKNNTTKHTLENALATKEVVINVVNYDIVQQMSLSSTEYPADVNEFEKAGLTMLKSDKIKPFRVAESPVQFECKVNDVIFTGDEGGAGNLIVCEVVKIHISEAILDENGTIDQHKIDLVARAGGSYYSRARDGFFEIPKPISRLGIGVDAIPFEIRNSTILTGNNLGMLGNVEQLPSKETVDNFGKEHPHIVKANIEKKHTFAQEFLNNNDTESAWKVLLLK, from the coding sequence ATGTTAAGTATAGATCCAAAAGAAATTGCTACTTCTAAATTGCACGGATATTTGTTGGGCGCTGTTGCTCCTAGACCTATTGCTTTTGCAAGTACAATTGATGCGAATGGGAATCCAAATTTATCACCTTTTAGTTTTTTTAATGTTTTTGGAGCAAATCCACCCATTATGATTTTTTCTCCTGCAAGAAGAGTGAAAAATAACACTACTAAACATACATTAGAGAATGCGTTGGCTACTAAAGAAGTTGTGATTAATGTGGTGAATTATGATATTGTTCAACAAATGTCTTTAAGCAGTACTGAATATCCGGCAGACGTTAACGAATTTGAAAAAGCGGGTCTTACCATGCTAAAATCAGATAAAATAAAACCGTTTAGAGTAGCAGAATCTCCTGTGCAATTTGAATGCAAAGTAAATGATGTTATTTTTACAGGTGATGAAGGAGGTGCAGGAAATTTAATTGTGTGTGAAGTTGTAAAAATTCATATTTCTGAAGCCATTTTGGATGAAAACGGAACGATAGATCAGCATAAAATAGATTTAGTTGCAAGAGCAGGAGGAAGTTATTATTCTCGTGCTAGAGATGGTTTTTTCGAAATTCCAAAACCTATTTCTAGGTTAGGAATTGGAGTAGATGCAATTCCGTTTGAAATTAGAAATAGTACAATTTTAACAGGGAATAATCTAGGAATGCTAGGTAACGTAGAGCAATTACCGTCAAAAGAAACTGTTGATAACTTTGGAAAAGAACATCCGCATATTGTAAAGGCAAACATTGAAAAAAAACATACATTTGCGCAAGAGTTTTTAAATAATAATGATACAGAAAGTGCTTGGAAAGTGCTTTTACTTAAATAG
- a CDS encoding HIT family protein, whose translation MSIFTKIVTGEIPSYKVAENDDFLAFLDINPNAKGHTLVIPKKEENKLFDLSKDEYNKLMDFSYRVAKAIEKTVDCKRVGLSVIGLEVPHVHVHLIPINTMADMQFINKVKLTNDEFVALAEKISANFN comes from the coding sequence ATGAGCATATTTACAAAAATCGTTACAGGCGAAATTCCTTCGTATAAAGTTGCAGAAAACGATGATTTTTTAGCTTTTTTAGATATCAATCCTAATGCTAAAGGGCATACCTTAGTGATTCCTAAAAAAGAGGAAAATAAGTTGTTTGATTTGTCTAAGGATGAATATAATAAACTAATGGATTTCTCTTATAGAGTTGCGAAAGCGATAGAAAAAACGGTGGATTGTAAACGTGTTGGTTTAAGTGTAATTGGATTAGAAGTACCTCATGTACATGTGCATTTAATTCCGATAAATACTATGGCTGATATGCAATTTATTAATAAAGTGAAATTAACAAATGATGAGTTTGTTGCTTTGGCAGAAAAGATTTCAGCTAATTTTAATTAA
- the greA gene encoding transcription elongation factor GreA: MSEISYYSAEGLKKLKDELLQLEQVERPRVTQEIADARDKGDLSENAEYHAAKEEQSHLEFKIAKLKNVISNARILDESQLDMSKILIHSVVKIKNAANGMEFSYTLVADSETDVRNGKLSVNSPIGKGLLGKEVGDIAEIKVPSGIMKFEIVEISR, translated from the coding sequence ATGAGTGAGATATCATATTATTCAGCGGAAGGATTAAAGAAATTAAAAGACGAATTACTTCAATTAGAACAAGTAGAACGTCCAAGAGTTACGCAAGAAATTGCAGACGCAAGAGATAAAGGAGATTTAAGTGAGAATGCAGAATATCATGCAGCAAAAGAAGAACAATCGCATTTAGAGTTTAAGATTGCAAAACTAAAAAATGTAATTTCTAATGCACGTATTTTAGACGAATCTCAATTAGATATGTCTAAAATATTGATTCATTCTGTAGTTAAAATCAAGAATGCTGCAAACGGAATGGAATTTTCTTACACCTTAGTAGCTGATTCTGAAACTGATGTTAGAAATGGTAAATTGTCTGTAAACTCTCCAATAGGCAAAGGTTTACTTGGAAAAGAAGTAGGTGATATTGCTGAAATAAAAGTTCCAAGTGGAATTATGAAATTTGAAATTGTAGAGATTTCTAGATAA
- a CDS encoding YqaA family protein produces the protein MARKKREKTSKEKFKLLHNYYSRTGFYMFIWESLKKAFLPIVLVIVGLFLFNKYVYNINEGLETITETFSRIGVLTTFFISETLLGLIPPEIFIAWAGKTSQQVLNLTFLATLSYLGGLISYFLGKTALRIKSLKEYLEVKMAKNLKNTRKWGGILILVGALLPLPFSIACVAAGMIKYPFKRVALFGLFRFLRFALYASVIFKAVN, from the coding sequence ATGGCGAGAAAGAAAAGAGAAAAAACAAGTAAGGAAAAATTTAAGTTGTTGCATAATTATTATTCAAGAACTGGATTTTACATGTTTATTTGGGAAAGTTTAAAAAAAGCTTTTTTACCCATTGTACTTGTTATTGTTGGATTATTTCTATTCAACAAATATGTATATAACATTAATGAAGGATTAGAAACCATAACAGAAACCTTTTCTAGAATTGGCGTTTTAACAACCTTCTTTATTTCTGAAACATTGTTAGGGTTAATTCCTCCAGAGATCTTTATTGCCTGGGCAGGAAAAACGTCTCAACAAGTACTTAACTTAACTTTTTTAGCAACCTTATCTTACCTTGGCGGTTTAATCTCTTATTTTTTAGGAAAAACTGCACTAAGAATTAAATCTCTTAAAGAGTACTTAGAGGTCAAAATGGCTAAGAATTTAAAGAATACTCGTAAATGGGGTGGGATTTTAATTTTAGTTGGTGCATTATTGCCTTTACCTTTTTCTATTGCATGTGTTGCTGCTGGAATGATAAAATATCCTTTTAAAAGAGTGGCTCTTTTCGGATTATTTCGATTTTTGAGATTTGCACTTTATGCTTCAGTAATTTTTAAAGCCGTAAACTAA
- a CDS encoding PAS domain-containing sensor histidine kinase, with amino-acid sequence MSFFKNTLWLKRISILTSFLIVSLILWNTYVFFQKFKKAERAKMELHGDAIKEFNTTTIAELDENMSPLPSKIIEKNKDVPMILVDFDGKIKNWNNLDIKRELDIKIEKDSIYLEKQLAIMKSQNEPIKVEYLGKADYIYYKDSDLLDKLTYYPLALLLILVLFLAVIYLFFNSNKVAEQNKLWTGMAKETAHQIGTPLSSLLGWIAILKTENVNDKYVDEIEKDVHRLNTIANRFSKIGSLPELKKTEIVKETKAAFDYLQSRSSKQISFSFSSSNNELFANLNTELYSWVIENLIKNAIDAMLGKGTLEVAISDTNKKIKITVSDTGKGMSKSMYKKIFKPGFTTKKRGWGLGLSLSKRIIEDYHNGKIFVKKSELGKGTTFEVQLLKN; translated from the coding sequence ATGAGTTTTTTTAAAAATACTTTGTGGTTAAAACGAATTTCTATTCTGACTTCGTTTTTAATTGTTTCCCTTATTCTTTGGAATACCTATGTTTTCTTTCAGAAGTTTAAAAAAGCTGAAAGAGCAAAAATGGAACTTCATGGTGATGCCATAAAAGAATTTAATACGACTACGATTGCAGAGTTAGATGAAAACATGTCTCCACTACCTTCTAAGATTATTGAAAAGAACAAAGATGTTCCAATGATATTAGTAGATTTTGATGGTAAAATTAAAAACTGGAATAATTTAGATATCAAAAGAGAATTGGATATTAAAATAGAAAAAGATTCAATATACCTTGAGAAGCAATTGGCTATCATGAAAAGCCAAAACGAACCAATTAAGGTAGAATATTTAGGAAAAGCCGATTATATCTATTATAAAGATTCTGATTTATTAGACAAACTCACCTACTATCCACTTGCCTTATTATTAATTCTAGTATTATTTTTAGCTGTTATTTACTTGTTTTTTAACTCCAATAAAGTTGCAGAACAAAATAAATTATGGACAGGAATGGCAAAAGAAACGGCGCATCAAATCGGTACACCTTTGTCTTCTTTATTAGGATGGATTGCTATTTTAAAAACTGAAAATGTAAATGATAAATATGTTGATGAAATAGAAAAAGATGTCCATCGATTAAATACCATTGCCAATCGTTTTTCTAAAATTGGTTCTTTACCAGAATTGAAGAAAACTGAAATTGTTAAAGAAACAAAAGCGGCTTTCGATTATTTACAATCTAGAAGTTCTAAACAAATTTCTTTTTCGTTTTCAAGTTCAAATAACGAATTGTTTGCCAACTTAAACACTGAGTTATATAGTTGGGTGATAGAAAATTTAATAAAAAATGCTATTGATGCTATGTTAGGAAAAGGAACTTTAGAGGTAGCCATTTCTGACACCAATAAAAAAATAAAAATCACGGTTTCTGATACTGGAAAAGGAATGTCGAAATCTATGTACAAGAAGATTTTTAAACCTGGATTTACAACAAAAAAACGTGGTTGGGGATTAGGCTTGTCTTTATCAAAAAGAATTATTGAAGATTACCATAACGGTAAAATTTTTGTTAAAAAATCTGAGCTAGGAAAAGGGACTACGTTTGAAGTCCAATTACTAAAAAATTAA
- a CDS encoding DUF3127 domain-containing protein, with protein sequence MEVIGKIKLIGETQTFGSNGFRKRELVVTTDEQYPQMIMIEFVQDKCDLLNSYGVGQDVKVSINLRGREWINPEGVAKYFNSVQGWRIENLSQAASTQNVPPAEQFAPAPDLNTNEPDDLPF encoded by the coding sequence ATGGAAGTAATTGGAAAAATTAAATTAATAGGAGAAACACAAACGTTTGGAAGCAACGGTTTTAGAAAAAGAGAATTAGTAGTTACTACTGATGAGCAATATCCACAAATGATTATGATTGAATTTGTACAAGATAAGTGCGATTTACTAAATAGTTATGGTGTTGGACAAGATGTGAAAGTGTCTATTAATTTACGTGGTAGGGAATGGATTAATCCAGAAGGTGTTGCAAAATACTTTAACTCTGTTCAAGGTTGGAGAATAGAAAATTTATCTCAAGCAGCTTCTACGCAAAATGTACCGCCAGCTGAGCAATTTGCACCAGCTCCAGATTTAAATACAAATGAACCAGATGATTTACCATTCTAG
- a CDS encoding DUF1456 family protein, with the protein MGLTNNDIFKKLRVAHKLRDTDIIDICALVDLKVSKAELGAIFRKEDHPKYVECGDQFLRNFLNGLIIHLRGPMPKKDK; encoded by the coding sequence ATGGGATTAACAAATAATGATATTTTTAAAAAATTACGCGTAGCACACAAATTACGAGATACCGATATTATTGATATTTGTGCTTTGGTTGATTTAAAAGTATCTAAAGCTGAATTAGGAGCTATTTTTAGAAAAGAAGATCATCCTAAATATGTTGAGTGCGGCGATCAATTTTTACGTAATTTTTTAAACGGACTGATAATCCATCTTCGTGGCCCGATGCCTAAAAAAGATAAATAG
- a CDS encoding 5-(carboxyamino)imidazole ribonucleotide synthase, which yields MKNYFSSDFKLGVLGGGQLGRMLLPETQKFDIYTVILDANAAAPCAQICNEFHQGNLLDFDTVYNFGKQVDLLTIEIENVNIDALDKLEKEGLTIYPKPSNLRIIQNKATQKSFYTDNNIPTATFSHYAYLEELTHAVENSIIEFPFVWKAARFGYDGTGVKVVRNYTDLNTLPNVECIAEKLIPFKNELAVIVARNSDGETKTYPVVEMEFHPEANQVEYVLCPARIDKSVADKAQEIALNVANTFDFVGLLAVEMFQTTTDEILVNEVAPRTHNSGHYSIEASYTNQFEQHLRSILNLPLGNTESKVAGIMVNLVGAEGFIGDVIYENIEEIIKIDGVTPHIYGKKQTKPFRKMGHVTIVHKDINTAREIAQKVKETVKVISK from the coding sequence GTGAAAAATTACTTTTCTTCAGATTTTAAATTAGGCGTTTTAGGTGGTGGTCAGCTAGGAAGAATGCTACTTCCTGAAACTCAAAAATTTGATATTTATACCGTTATTTTAGATGCAAATGCAGCTGCTCCATGCGCACAAATTTGTAACGAATTCCATCAAGGAAACTTATTAGATTTTGATACTGTTTACAATTTTGGAAAGCAAGTAGATTTGCTTACTATAGAAATTGAAAATGTAAATATTGATGCACTCGATAAACTAGAAAAAGAAGGATTAACTATTTACCCAAAACCTTCTAATCTTAGAATCATACAAAATAAAGCCACTCAAAAAAGTTTTTATACCGATAATAATATTCCGACAGCTACCTTTTCTCACTATGCATATTTAGAAGAATTAACTCATGCTGTAGAAAATAGTATTATTGAATTTCCTTTTGTTTGGAAAGCTGCACGATTTGGATATGATGGAACAGGCGTAAAAGTTGTAAGAAATTATACCGATCTAAATACGTTACCAAATGTTGAATGTATTGCCGAAAAGTTAATTCCGTTTAAAAATGAATTGGCTGTAATTGTAGCAAGAAATAGTGATGGAGAAACAAAAACATATCCTGTAGTTGAAATGGAATTTCATCCAGAAGCAAATCAGGTTGAATATGTTTTATGTCCTGCAAGGATTGATAAAAGTGTTGCAGACAAAGCACAAGAAATTGCTTTAAATGTTGCTAATACATTTGACTTTGTTGGATTATTAGCTGTTGAAATGTTTCAAACAACAACTGATGAAATTTTGGTAAACGAAGTTGCGCCAAGAACACATAATTCTGGGCATTATTCTATTGAGGCAAGTTATACGAATCAGTTTGAACAACATTTAAGAAGTATATTAAACCTTCCTCTTGGAAATACGGAAAGTAAAGTTGCCGGAATTATGGTAAATTTGGTAGGCGCAGAAGGTTTTATAGGTGATGTTATTTATGAAAATATTGAAGAAATCATAAAAATTGACGGTGTTACACCTCATATTTATGGAAAGAAACAAACCAAACCTTTTCGTAAAATGGGTCATGTAACTATTGTACATAAAGACATTAATACAGCAAGAGAAATTGCACAGAAGGTTAAAGAAACTGTTAAAGTAATAAGTAAATAA
- the purE gene encoding 5-(carboxyamino)imidazole ribonucleotide mutase, with translation MVGIIMGSDSDLPIMQEAIDILESFDIQIEVDIVSAHRTPEKLVDYSKNAHTRGIKVIIAGAGGAAHLPGMVASMSPLPIIGVPVKSRNSIDGWDSVLSILQMPGGVPVATVALDGAKNAGILAAQIIGASDKCVLDKIIAYKEGLKLKVEKASERVRK, from the coding sequence ATGGTAGGAATCATAATGGGAAGCGATTCAGATCTTCCAATCATGCAAGAAGCAATCGATATTTTAGAAAGTTTTGATATTCAAATTGAAGTTGATATTGTTTCTGCACACAGAACTCCAGAAAAATTAGTTGACTATTCTAAAAATGCGCATACTCGCGGTATAAAAGTGATTATAGCTGGCGCTGGTGGCGCTGCACATTTACCTGGAATGGTGGCAAGTATGAGTCCGTTACCTATTATTGGAGTACCAGTAAAAAGTAGAAATTCTATAGATGGTTGGGATTCTGTTTTATCTATTCTTCAAATGCCTGGTGGAGTTCCAGTAGCAACTGTAGCATTAGATGGCGCAAAAAATGCTGGAATTCTTGCTGCACAAATTATTGGTGCATCAGATAAATGTGTATTAGATAAAATTATTGCTTATAAAGAAGGCTTAAAACTAAAAGTTGAAAAAGCTTCTGAAAGAGTTAGAAAATAA
- a CDS encoding DinB family protein, with protein sequence MVKEIASRFREVFLDGTWVANTNYKKVLTNITWQEAKQKEFSANTIALLTFHVNYYVAGVLQVFEGGTLDIKDKFSFDAPEITSEKDWEILRNTLFENSKKLANCIEQLSKKELESIFVDEKYGSHYRNIEGIIEHSYYHLGQISLIKKMIDKTEN encoded by the coding sequence ATGGTAAAAGAAATCGCAAGTAGGTTTAGAGAAGTTTTTCTTGACGGAACTTGGGTTGCTAACACAAATTATAAAAAAGTACTTACTAATATTACTTGGCAAGAAGCCAAACAAAAAGAATTTTCTGCAAATACTATTGCTCTTTTAACTTTTCATGTTAATTATTATGTTGCTGGTGTTTTGCAAGTTTTTGAAGGAGGTACATTGGATATAAAAGATAAATTTAGTTTTGATGCTCCTGAAATTACTTCTGAAAAAGATTGGGAAATATTAAGAAATACCCTTTTTGAGAATTCAAAAAAACTTGCAAATTGTATAGAGCAATTATCTAAAAAAGAACTAGAAAGTATTTTTGTAGATGAAAAATATGGAAGTCATTATAGAAATATTGAAGGAATTATAGAACACAGTTATTATCATTTAGGTCAAATATCTTTGATTAAAAAAATGATTGATAAAACAGAAAATTAA
- a CDS encoding LamG-like jellyroll fold domain-containing protein, producing the protein MFPQVFFAQQPCSSGYIGNGVDEFIEIPNTTYINANNTAVANRTIEFWFKASDITTKQVLFEEGGGVNAIYFFLESDRLYLGQYSDNANASTKRRLFRTGSGDIETDTWYHVAMTLDSGSTLKWYLNGVEKDSQTGFTVKKHTGDINFGRSGGNLKYPSSLVSNWNASSIGSSTTETYNNTFTGNDNTKYYFTGNISLFRIWNVARTDSEIDTNKSTYLTSGTDLVAYQNGEKIHYRASSDSGIDSEIIADDSDVSYTWTGGSSNVWSATANWSGGSNPDADNAQTIVVNNGSNNPDIIANTLIGSLTVDASATVTIKSGGTLNVYYNLVNNGTIVVEDGGSLIFHSCVNAVTGSGTFTVNQNSPAYSAPYFYSYWGSPLVETDSDPSVLFPSQPVVYKFNSSVASSDWADNAGADLIPGVGYAIRVESAGSFTPIMDGKINETGIDIPVYFTTNADFDTDPDNVWSEEGDNLLGNPYTSALDWDLIIQDTDNDMLDGTVYFWDQQTVEVGDNHVSDYKQYNLTGGGTNTATGKIGLGQGFFVRTTVNGTVNLKKTHQVAGENTQFFRKAAKLDPKKDGRSWFSLRGNNKFSSTLVGFVDGATRNYDRLYDSPFDVNNTVLGLYSLVEGAKKATIQGLPKLKKKKKVVKLGFVVDKVGEYTIKVDEEHIKSKYYIYLRDKEQEITTDLRLNSYTFNVDSIGENNTRFKLIYTKKRRKASNQSVQNRVVPSIDEAKEFLAFVTPNKKLMVEYDLDEDNVNSVILFDIQGRAVSTFRGSALKDVSHLKTGLYILDVITNDNERITKKILITN; encoded by the coding sequence GTGTTTCCCCAAGTATTTTTTGCTCAGCAACCATGTTCTTCTGGGTATATAGGTAATGGAGTAGATGAATTTATAGAAATACCCAATACGACTTATATTAATGCAAATAATACAGCGGTAGCTAACCGAACAATAGAGTTTTGGTTTAAAGCTTCAGATATTACAACTAAACAAGTATTGTTCGAAGAAGGGGGTGGAGTAAATGCAATTTATTTTTTCCTTGAAAGTGATAGACTTTACTTAGGTCAATACAGTGATAATGCTAATGCATCTACAAAAAGAAGGCTTTTTAGGACAGGTAGTGGAGATATAGAGACTGATACCTGGTATCATGTAGCAATGACTTTAGATAGTGGAAGTACTTTAAAATGGTATTTAAACGGAGTAGAAAAAGATTCTCAAACAGGTTTTACAGTAAAAAAACACACTGGAGATATAAATTTTGGAAGATCGGGCGGAAATCTTAAATACCCTTCAAGTTTAGTAAGTAATTGGAATGCAAGCTCAATTGGCAGTTCTACTACAGAAACGTATAATAATACCTTTACTGGAAATGATAATACTAAATATTATTTTACAGGTAATATTTCTCTTTTTAGAATTTGGAATGTTGCGAGAACCGATTCAGAAATCGACACAAATAAAAGTACCTACCTAACTTCTGGAACAGATTTAGTTGCCTATCAAAATGGAGAAAAAATACATTATAGAGCTTCTTCAGATTCAGGAATTGATTCTGAAATAATTGCTGATGATAGTGATGTTTCTTATACTTGGACAGGAGGATCTTCTAACGTTTGGTCTGCAACAGCTAATTGGTCTGGTGGATCAAATCCAGATGCAGATAATGCGCAAACTATTGTTGTTAATAATGGTTCTAATAATCCAGACATAATTGCAAATACACTCATTGGTAGTTTAACTGTGGATGCAAGTGCAACAGTGACAATAAAAAGTGGTGGAACATTGAACGTATATTATAATTTGGTAAATAACGGAACTATTGTTGTTGAAGACGGAGGCTCATTAATTTTTCATTCATGTGTAAATGCTGTAACAGGAAGTGGAACGTTTACTGTCAATCAAAATTCACCTGCTTATTCAGCCCCTTATTTTTATTCATACTGGGGTTCTCCTTTAGTAGAAACGGATTCAGATCCATCGGTGTTATTTCCAAGTCAGCCTGTTGTTTACAAATTTAATTCAAGCGTTGCAAGTTCAGATTGGGCAGATAATGCAGGTGCAGATTTAATTCCAGGAGTTGGGTATGCAATTAGAGTTGAAAGTGCTGGAAGTTTTACACCAATAATGGATGGAAAAATCAATGAAACAGGAATTGATATTCCTGTATATTTCACAACGAATGCAGATTTTGATACAGATCCAGATAATGTATGGTCGGAAGAAGGAGATAATCTACTAGGAAATCCATATACATCAGCATTAGATTGGGATCTTATTATACAAGATACTGATAATGATATGTTAGATGGAACTGTATATTTTTGGGATCAACAAACAGTAGAAGTAGGGGACAATCATGTTTCAGATTATAAACAATATAATTTAACTGGTGGAGGTACAAATACTGCAACTGGAAAAATTGGATTAGGACAAGGTTTCTTTGTAAGAACTACAGTAAATGGAACTGTAAATCTTAAAAAAACACATCAAGTAGCAGGAGAGAATACTCAGTTTTTTAGAAAAGCTGCTAAATTAGATCCAAAGAAAGATGGACGTTCTTGGTTTTCGTTACGGGGAAATAATAAATTTAGCTCAACTTTAGTTGGTTTTGTTGATGGAGCAACTCGAAATTATGATAGATTATATGATAGTCCGTTTGATGTAAATAATACTGTCTTAGGTTTATATTCTCTTGTTGAAGGAGCTAAAAAAGCAACCATTCAAGGATTGCCAAAACTAAAGAAAAAGAAAAAAGTGGTTAAGCTAGGTTTTGTAGTTGATAAAGTTGGTGAGTATACTATTAAGGTTGACGAAGAGCATATAAAAAGCAAGTATTATATTTATTTAAGAGATAAAGAACAAGAAATTACTACCGATTTAAGATTGAATTCTTATACTTTTAATGTGGATTCTATCGGTGAAAATAATACCAGATTCAAATTGATTTATACGAAGAAAAGAAGAAAAGCTTCAAATCAATCAGTCCAGAATAGAGTAGTTCCTTCTATTGATGAAGCAAAAGAGTTTTTAGCATTTGTAACACCTAATAAAAAATTAATGGTGGAATATGATTTGGATGAAGACAATGTAAATAGCGTTATCCTTTTTGATATTCAAGGAAGAGCAGTTTCAACTTTTAGAGGAAGTGCTCTTAAAGATGTTTCACACTTAAAAACGGGTTTATATATTCTCGATGTTATTACAAATGATAACGAAAGAATTACTAAAAAGATACTGATTACGAATTAG